TGGGCGCCCGGGCTCCGATGCGGGTAAACATGCGGATGAGCTGCCGCCCCTCCACCTGGGCGATGTAGATTACCTCGTTGCCGTCCAGCACGGCCAGGTTGACGGTTTCGTTGAGCTCGTCTACCAGCTTTTCCATCTCCGGGGTAGCAGCCTCGATCAGCCCCCCCCGCGTAAGAAAGGCTGAACCCACCTGATAGGCCCTGAGCCCCACCTTCCAGAGGCCTTTGGTTTCGTCCCAGTCGGTAAAACCCCGTCGGCGAAGGGTTTCCAGGAGTCGGTAGGCGGTACTGGGCGAGAGGTCGGTTTTGCGGGCCAGTTCCGAGAGGGAGAGGGATTCGGCTTCAGATAGCACCTCCAGCAGGTGCAGGCCGCGCTCGAGGGTCCGCACCTCACCCACCTCGGCAGAACGGCTGCGCCCTGGGCGACGTTTGGTGTCCATGGCTTTAGCATAGGGGGCCTCGAGTATTTTTTCAACAAATGGAAAACAATCTCATAGATTGACAAATC
This genomic window from Meiothermus cerbereus DSM 11376 contains:
- a CDS encoding IclR family transcriptional regulator produces the protein MDTKRRPGRSRSAEVGEVRTLERGLHLLEVLSEAESLSLSELARKTDLSPSTAYRLLETLRRRGFTDWDETKGLWKVGLRAYQVGSAFLTRGGLIEAATPEMEKLVDELNETVNLAVLDGNEVIYIAQVEGRQLIRMFTRIGARAPIYCTGVGKALLLEHSESEVRRIVGTGPFKPYTAKTITTLDGFLRTLQEARQRRYVLDDEEREDGVRCIAAPIHDNRGKVVASMSLSAPATRVPDERLPELGARVRQAADAVSARLGWPG